One genomic region from Pseudomonas hormoni encodes:
- the phnH gene encoding phosphonate C-P lyase system protein PhnH has translation MSAPLLQPAFTDPVLDAQRGFRAALKALAGPGLTQTLHATPTLEGLAPATYALCLALLDVDTPLWLAPSFDTPLIRANLAFHCGCPLTANRETARFALLAAEDLLDLSGFEHGNDRYPDQSCTLLVQLPDLRGGAGLVWKGPGIETAHAVALPVAEGFWSERERRNEFPRGLDLFFTAGQDLIGLPRSTRITQERI, from the coding sequence ATGAGCGCACCGTTGTTGCAACCGGCGTTTACCGACCCGGTGCTGGATGCCCAGCGCGGTTTTCGCGCCGCGCTCAAAGCACTGGCTGGCCCTGGATTGACCCAGACCTTGCACGCCACACCGACCCTCGAAGGGTTGGCGCCGGCCACCTATGCGCTGTGCCTGGCGTTGCTGGATGTCGACACGCCGCTGTGGCTGGCACCGTCCTTCGACACGCCGCTGATCCGCGCCAACCTGGCGTTCCACTGTGGTTGCCCCCTTACCGCAAACAGAGAGACCGCGCGGTTTGCGTTGCTTGCGGCGGAGGATCTGCTCGACCTCAGCGGCTTTGAACATGGCAATGACCGTTACCCCGATCAGTCCTGCACCTTGCTGGTTCAGTTACCGGATCTGCGTGGTGGGGCAGGTCTGGTATGGAAAGGTCCGGGGATCGAAACCGCGCACGCGGTCGCTTTGCCGGTGGCCGAGGGTTTCTGGTCCGAGCGTGAGCGACGCAACGAATTCCCCCGGGGGCTGGATCTGTTTTTCACCGCCGGCCAGGACTTGATTGGTTTGCCGCGTAGCACCCGTATTACACAGGAGCGTATCTGA
- a CDS encoding carbon-phosphorus lyase complex subunit PhnI: MYVAVKGGEQAIDNAHRLLAKKRRGDTSITELGIEQIRQQLPLAVARVMSEGSLYDEELAALAIKQAAGDLVEAIFLLRAYRTTLPRFSPSLPIDTSNMQLSRRLSATFKDVPGGQLLGPTFDYTHRLLDFALLAEGEYPGPPTTPNASLEPCPRVLGLLAKEGLIKNEADNSDSVADITRDLLELPANRAQRLQALARGDEGFLLALGYSTQRGYGRNHPFAGEIRIGEVEVWIDPEELGFPICLGGIEVTECEMVNQFVGSATELAQFTRGYGLAFGHAERKAMGMALVDRALRAGEYNEEIVSPAQQEEFVLMHCDNVEAAGFVSHLKLPHYVDFQAELELIRKLRKPAEGHSHE; encoded by the coding sequence ATGTACGTAGCCGTCAAGGGTGGCGAACAAGCCATCGACAATGCCCACCGTCTGCTGGCGAAAAAGCGCCGGGGCGACACCTCGATCACTGAGCTGGGCATTGAGCAAATCCGTCAGCAACTGCCGTTGGCCGTGGCGCGAGTGATGAGTGAAGGCTCGCTCTACGACGAAGAACTGGCCGCGCTGGCGATCAAGCAGGCAGCGGGCGATCTGGTGGAAGCGATCTTCCTGCTGCGTGCCTACCGCACCACGTTGCCGCGTTTCAGCCCGAGCCTGCCGATCGACACCTCAAACATGCAGCTCAGCCGGCGTCTGTCCGCCACCTTCAAGGATGTGCCCGGTGGGCAACTGCTCGGGCCGACCTTCGACTACACCCATCGTCTGCTGGATTTTGCACTGCTCGCCGAAGGCGAGTATCCCGGACCGCCAACCACCCCGAACGCCAGTCTCGAACCCTGCCCACGGGTCCTGGGTTTGCTGGCCAAGGAAGGCCTGATCAAGAACGAAGCCGACAACAGCGACAGCGTCGCCGACATCACCCGCGACCTGCTGGAACTGCCCGCCAATCGCGCCCAACGCTTGCAGGCCCTGGCCCGTGGCGACGAAGGTTTTCTGCTGGCGCTGGGCTATTCCACCCAACGCGGTTACGGACGCAACCATCCGTTCGCCGGGGAAATTCGCATCGGTGAAGTGGAGGTCTGGATCGATCCCGAAGAACTGGGTTTCCCCATCTGCCTGGGCGGCATTGAAGTGACCGAGTGCGAGATGGTCAACCAGTTCGTCGGCTCGGCCACCGAGCTGGCGCAGTTCACCCGCGGTTACGGCCTGGCCTTCGGACACGCCGAGCGCAAGGCCATGGGCATGGCGCTGGTCGACCGTGCATTGCGGGCCGGGGAGTACAACGAAGAGATCGTGTCCCCGGCGCAGCAGGAAGAATTCGTACTGATGCACTGCGACAACGTCGAGGCCGCCGGTTTTGTCTCGCACCTCAAATTACCGCACTACGTGGACTTCCAGGCCGAACTGGAACTGATCCGCAAACTGCGCAAGCCTGCCGAGGGCCACAGCCATGAATGA
- a CDS encoding alpha-D-ribose 1-methylphosphonate 5-phosphate C-P-lyase PhnJ, with the protein MKGRAPERDAAYNFAYLDEQTKRMIRRALLKAVAIPGYQVPFGGREMPLPYGWGTGGMQLTAAILGADDVLKVIDQGADDTTNAVSIRRFFARTAGVMTTESTPDATVIQTRHRIPETPLHADQIMVYQVPIPEPLRFIEPSETETRTMHALNDYGVMHVKLYEDIATFGHIATAYAYPVMVDERYVMDPSPIPKFDNPKLDMSPALMLFGAGREKRLYAVPPYTKVTSLDFEDHPFEVQKWDECCAICGSHDSFLDELIIDDAGTQSFVCSDTYYCAQRVSQQEQGQ; encoded by the coding sequence ATGAAGGGCCGGGCGCCGGAACGCGATGCGGCGTACAACTTTGCTTACCTCGACGAGCAGACCAAACGCATGATCCGCCGCGCCTTGCTCAAGGCCGTGGCGATCCCCGGTTACCAGGTGCCGTTCGGTGGCCGCGAGATGCCGTTGCCTTATGGCTGGGGCACCGGCGGCATGCAATTGACCGCGGCGATTCTCGGTGCCGATGACGTGCTCAAGGTCATCGATCAGGGCGCGGACGACACCACCAACGCCGTGTCGATCCGCCGTTTCTTCGCTCGCACCGCTGGCGTCATGACCACCGAAAGCACGCCGGATGCCACGGTGATCCAGACCCGCCACCGCATCCCGGAAACCCCGCTGCACGCCGATCAGATCATGGTCTACCAAGTGCCGATCCCGGAGCCGTTGCGCTTTATCGAGCCGTCCGAAACCGAGACCCGGACCATGCACGCCCTCAATGATTACGGGGTCATGCACGTCAAGCTCTACGAAGACATCGCCACCTTCGGCCACATCGCCACTGCTTATGCCTACCCGGTGATGGTCGACGAACGCTACGTGATGGACCCGTCGCCAATCCCCAAATTCGATAACCCGAAACTCGACATGAGCCCGGCGCTGATGCTGTTCGGCGCCGGTCGGGAAAAGCGTTTGTACGCGGTGCCGCCGTACACAAAAGTCACCAGCCTCGACTTCGAGGACCACCCGTTCGAAGTGCAGAAGTGGGACGAGTGCTGCGCCATTTGCGGCAGCCACGATTCGTTCCTCGACGAGCTGATCATCGACGATGCCGGGACCCAGAGCTTCGTCTGTTCCGACACCTATTACTGCGCCCAGCGCGTCAGCCAGCAGGAGCAGGGCCAATGA
- the phnK gene encoding phosphonate C-P lyase system protein PhnK, whose amino-acid sequence MNQALKNELSVTTEPLLQVRDLSLLYGPEKGCQGVSFDLYPGEVLGIVGESGSGKSTLLSLLSGRLPPHNGSIGYRDKQGEWLDLYSASEAERRTLLRTEWGFVEQNPRDGLRMGVSAGANIGERLMAQGVRNYQQLRGAGIDWLSQVEIDPLRIDDLPRTFSGGMQQRLQIARNLVSSPRLVFMDEPTGGLDVSVQARLLDLLRGLVRELDLAVVIVTHDLAVARLLADRLMVMRRSRVVETGLTDQILDDPQHPYSQLLVSSVLQP is encoded by the coding sequence ATGAACCAGGCGCTGAAAAACGAACTGTCCGTGACCACCGAGCCTTTGCTGCAAGTGCGTGACCTGTCGCTGCTGTACGGCCCGGAGAAGGGTTGCCAGGGTGTCAGTTTCGACCTGTATCCCGGTGAGGTGCTGGGGATTGTCGGCGAGTCCGGCTCGGGCAAGTCGACCTTGCTCTCGCTGCTCAGCGGACGCTTGCCGCCCCACAACGGCAGCATCGGTTACCGCGACAAGCAGGGCGAATGGCTCGATCTGTACAGCGCCAGTGAAGCCGAGCGCCGGACCTTGTTGCGCACCGAGTGGGGCTTCGTCGAACAGAACCCCCGGGACGGTTTGCGCATGGGCGTTTCCGCCGGCGCCAACATCGGCGAACGCCTGATGGCCCAGGGTGTGCGCAATTATCAGCAGCTGCGAGGCGCCGGGATTGACTGGTTGAGCCAGGTGGAAATCGACCCGCTGCGCATCGACGACTTGCCCCGGACCTTTTCCGGCGGCATGCAGCAACGTCTGCAAATCGCTCGCAATCTGGTGTCGAGCCCGCGGCTGGTGTTCATGGACGAACCCACGGGCGGCCTCGATGTGTCGGTGCAGGCGCGTTTGCTCGACCTGCTGCGCGGGCTGGTGCGTGAACTGGACCTGGCGGTGGTCATCGTTACCCATGACCTCGCCGTGGCCCGTTTGCTGGCGGACCGGCTGATGGTGATGCGGCGCTCGCGGGTGGTGGAAACCGGCCTGACCGACCAGATCCTCGACGACCCGCAGCACCCTTATTCGCAACTGCTGGTGTCTTCGGTGTTGCAGCCGTGA
- the phnL gene encoding phosphonate C-P lyase system protein PhnL — protein sequence MNTLIEVRDLSKTFTLHQQHGVVLNVLRGVDFSVAGGECLVLHGQSGAGKSTLLRTLYGNYLPAGGSIRVQHDGHWLEMVGAEPRDILQVRQRTLGYVSQFLRVIPRVACLDVVMEPALARGWSKHLAQSRAELLLSRLNIPQRLWQLAPSTFSGGEQQRVNIARGFMVAWPVMLLDEPTASLDDTNRQVVLELMNEAKAAGAALIGIFHDRTAREAVADRHLDMTPAAVNHEEYANVR from the coding sequence ATGAATACCTTGATCGAGGTCCGTGACCTCTCGAAAACCTTCACCCTGCACCAGCAGCATGGCGTGGTCCTGAACGTACTGCGCGGGGTGGATTTCAGTGTGGCGGGCGGCGAATGCCTGGTGCTGCATGGCCAGTCCGGCGCCGGTAAGAGCACCTTGTTGCGCACCCTTTATGGCAACTACCTGCCGGCGGGCGGCAGCATCCGCGTGCAACATGACGGTCACTGGCTGGAGATGGTGGGCGCCGAGCCGCGCGACATTCTTCAGGTGCGCCAGCGAACCCTGGGCTATGTCAGTCAGTTCCTGCGGGTGATCCCGCGGGTGGCCTGCCTGGACGTGGTGATGGAGCCGGCCCTGGCCCGTGGCTGGTCAAAACACCTGGCGCAATCGCGCGCCGAGCTGTTGCTCAGCCGTCTGAACATCCCGCAACGCCTGTGGCAACTGGCACCCAGCACGTTTTCCGGTGGCGAGCAGCAGCGGGTGAACATCGCCCGGGGCTTCATGGTGGCCTGGCCGGTGATGTTGCTCGACGAACCGACAGCGTCCCTCGACGACACCAATCGCCAGGTGGTGTTGGAACTGATGAATGAAGCGAAAGCAGCAGGCGCTGCGCTGATCGGCATCTTCCACGATCGCACCGCTCGCGAGGCCGTTGCCGATCGCCATCTCGACATGACCCCAGCCGCTGTGAACCACGAGGAATACGCCAATGTCCGCTGA
- a CDS encoding alpha-D-ribose 1-methylphosphonate 5-triphosphate diphosphatase, with protein MSAEQILSNARLVTADRVFLGSVVMRDGLIADVAEGLSRLPQAQDLNGDFLLPGLVELHTDNLEKHMTPRPGVDWPSRSAVLSHDAQIIAAGITTVFDAISIGDVNPKGNRMQKLPAMLEAISSASDAGLTRAEHRLHLRCELCHPDTLSVFRDLVEHPLVQLVSVMDHSPGQRQFVMESKYREYYMGKYHLTTTQMEEFIVLQKANSREYSTRYRAAIVEHCLARGLSVASHDDATLAHVEESARYGMTIAEFPTTAEAARGSQQNGMKVLMGAPNIVRGGSHSGNVAAADLAAEGLLDILSSDYYPASLLQAAFALAAQSERVDLAEAIRMVSLAPARAAGLIDRGEIAPGLRADLVQARSQDGLPVVQQVWRQAKRMF; from the coding sequence ATGTCCGCTGAACAGATCCTCAGCAATGCCCGACTGGTCACCGCTGACCGTGTGTTCCTCGGCTCCGTGGTAATGCGCGACGGCTTGATCGCCGACGTTGCCGAAGGCCTGAGCCGCTTGCCTCAGGCTCAGGACCTCAACGGTGATTTCCTGTTGCCCGGCCTCGTGGAGCTGCACACCGACAACCTGGAAAAACACATGACCCCGCGCCCCGGTGTGGATTGGCCGTCGCGCTCGGCGGTGCTCAGTCACGATGCGCAGATCATCGCAGCCGGCATCACCACGGTGTTCGACGCCATTTCCATCGGCGATGTGAACCCCAAAGGCAATCGCATGCAGAAATTGCCGGCGATGCTTGAAGCGATCTCCAGCGCCTCCGACGCCGGGCTGACCCGTGCCGAACACCGTCTGCACCTGCGTTGCGAACTGTGCCATCCAGACACCTTGAGCGTATTCCGCGACCTGGTGGAGCATCCGCTGGTGCAACTGGTCTCGGTGATGGACCACTCGCCGGGCCAGCGCCAGTTTGTTATGGAATCCAAGTACCGTGAGTACTACATGGGCAAATATCACCTGACGACTACGCAGATGGAGGAATTCATCGTGCTGCAGAAGGCCAACTCCCGCGAGTACAGCACCCGCTATCGCGCGGCGATTGTCGAGCATTGCCTGGCCCGCGGCCTGTCGGTGGCCAGCCATGACGACGCGACCCTGGCGCATGTCGAAGAGTCAGCGCGTTACGGCATGACCATCGCCGAATTCCCGACCACCGCCGAGGCGGCACGCGGCAGTCAGCAAAACGGCATGAAGGTGTTGATGGGCGCCCCGAACATCGTACGCGGCGGTTCCCACTCGGGTAACGTGGCCGCCGCAGACCTGGCCGCGGAAGGCCTGCTGGACATTCTTTCCAGTGATTACTACCCGGCCAGCCTGTTGCAAGCGGCGTTTGCGCTGGCGGCGCAAAGCGAACGGGTCGATCTGGCCGAAGCGATACGCATGGTCAGCCTGGCCCCGGCCAGGGCCGCCGGCTTAATTG